Proteins from a single region of Gemmatimonadota bacterium:
- a CDS encoding GNAT family protein, protein MLRYVGQGDAEALLALFGDARRMRFWGHAPIADMAAARDLVDQIRAGAESGDLRQWAITLAGDDALVGTCTLAGVDEENLRAELGVAVAAAHERTGIATEAATEVIRHAFEDLGLRRLTADADPRNDAALALLEKLGFGHEGHLREHYRQGEEWQDGVLLGLLRGEWEAARRA, encoded by the coding sequence TTCGGCGACGCCCGCCGCATGCGCTTCTGGGGACACGCGCCCATCGCTGACATGGCCGCCGCTCGAGACCTGGTCGACCAGATTCGGGCGGGCGCCGAGAGCGGCGACCTGCGCCAATGGGCGATCACGCTTGCGGGTGACGACGCGCTGGTCGGTACCTGCACGCTGGCCGGGGTCGACGAGGAGAATCTCCGCGCCGAGCTGGGCGTGGCCGTCGCCGCGGCGCACGAGCGAACCGGCATCGCGACCGAAGCCGCTACGGAGGTGATCCGCCACGCCTTCGAGGATCTGGGCCTGCGCCGCCTCACCGCCGACGCCGATCCCCGCAACGACGCCGCGCTGGCGCTCCTAGAAAAGCTCGGCTTCGGGCACGAAGGACACCTCCGCGAGCATTACAGACAGGGCGAGGAGTGGCAGGACGGTGTCCTGCTCGGGCTGCTGCGGGGAGAATGGGAGGCTGCACGGAGGGCATGA